A window of Tautonia plasticadhaerens contains these coding sequences:
- a CDS encoding IS630 family transposase (programmed frameshift), which translates to MDKYRVTLTEEERAELQHLVSTGKAAARKLAHARILLLADTRAGQEHSDERIADALGVSLRTIARVRQRFVIDGVQAAISRGPQPPRPDKIKIKGDIEQRLVRLACSDPPQGRCHWTPQLLADELVVLGLAESISTETVRQALKKNDIKPWIVETRCIPPEADAEYVWRMEDVIQVHLRPYDPRFPVACFDEACKQLFGEVRPPRRCRSGRPAQVDYEYEREGVCHQLMMCEPLRGWRHVKVTGRRTRRDYAGCIRDLVEVHYPRAEKVLLVQDNLNTHDGASPYEAFSPEVARRLLDRIEFHYTPKHGSWLNMAETEISVMNQQCLDRRLESPAKLAAEVAAWEHRRNVRRARIHWTFTLAAARRKLRKLYPSIED; encoded by the exons ATGGACAAGTACCGGGTCACCCTGACCGAGGAGGAGCGGGCTGAGTTGCAGCACCTGGTCTCCACCGGCAAGGCTGCCGCCCGCAAGCTGGCCCATGCCCGTATCCTCCTCCTGGCCGATACCAGAGCCGGCCAAGAGCACTCGGATGAGCGGATCGCCGACGCACTTGGGGTCAGCCTACGAACCATCGCCCGGGTCCGTCAGCGGTTCGTCATCGACGGCGTTCAGGCGGCCATCAGTCGGGGTCCCCAGCCGCCACGACCGGACAAGATCAAGATCAAGGGGGACATCGAGCAGCGGTTGGTCCGACTGGCGTGCAGCGATCCGCCGCAGGGCCGATGCCACTGGACGCCGCAACTGCTGGCCGACGAACTGGTCGTCCTGGGCCTGGCCGAGTCGATCAGCACCGAGACCGTCCGCCAGGCTCTCA AAAAGAACGACATCAAGCCCTGGATCGTCGAGACCCGGTGCATCCCGCCCGAGGCCGACGCCGAGTACGTCTGGCGGATGGAGGACGTGATCCAGGTCCACCTGCGGCCCTACGACCCGAGGTTCCCGGTCGCCTGCTTCGACGAGGCGTGCAAGCAACTCTTCGGCGAGGTGCGGCCACCCAGGCGGTGCCGCTCGGGCCGACCGGCTCAGGTGGACTACGAGTACGAGCGGGAGGGCGTCTGCCACCAGTTGATGATGTGCGAGCCGCTGCGGGGCTGGCGTCATGTCAAGGTGACCGGACGCCGGACCCGGCGGGACTACGCCGGCTGCATCCGGGACCTGGTGGAGGTGCACTACCCCCGAGCGGAGAAGGTCCTGCTGGTGCAGGACAACTTGAATACGCACGACGGGGCGAGCCCCTACGAGGCGTTCTCGCCGGAGGTGGCACGTCGGCTCCTGGACCGGATCGAGTTCCACTACACACCCAAGCACGGCAGTTGGCTGAACATGGCCGAGACGGAGATCAGCGTCATGAACCAGCAATGCCTGGATCGCCGGCTGGAGAGTCCGGCCAAGCTGGCGGCGGAGGTGGCGGCCTGGGAACACCGGCGGAATGTGAGGAGAGCCCGAATCCACTGGACCTTCACACTGGCCGCCGCTCGCCGGAAGCTGCGGAAGCTTTACCCGTCAATTGAAGATTGA